One genomic window of Dehalococcoidales bacterium includes the following:
- the fdhF gene encoding formate dehydrogenase subunit alpha: MEAITITLDGVEVSGHSGMTILDLAQESGVDIPTMCHDSHLTPTGACRLCLVEDEPSGKLLAACVSPISPGMVVNTRSPRVMERRKTVIQLLLASHPDSCLVCDRGNGCQLRKLASEMGIGLVRFQRIPQSATIEEVNPFIERDLSKCILCAKCIRADQELVVEGAIDYFARGFASKPATLNDTPLEKSECTFCGTCVGLCPTGALMEKERAYRGTTTTAVDTVCPFCGCGCSISLETKNNRVVRVRPGTESQVNHATLCVRGCYGYDFIHSPDRLGSPLVKTAEGLEAVTWEQALDRAAAEFGRIKEEHGPESLAILGSSKCTNEENYLLQRLARGVLGTNNIDNGSRLYNSASRVGLGWSIGVPGTTSSLDDLERSEVIMVIGADPVTSAPAVGYAVKRAVKYGGARLLLVDPRQTKLAQFAHLWLRPKIGTDVALINGLAKVIIDEKLFDVEFVTRRTDGYAELVKSLKIDSPENMEERTGVPGRDVQLAARLFAGAERASIVYGNGITQHVTGTDAVTALANVAMLTGNIGRRRGGIFALQRENNAHGACDMGSLPDSLPGYQSLDDARARKSFEVRWGVQLPTEVGLTAVEMIEQAASGRIKGMLIVGENPVSTFPSPSLVRDALASLEFLVVVDMFQTETAELAAVVLPAASFAEKEGTFTNFEGRVQRVRRAIEPAGGSLPDWQIILRLAERMGHPMPYSTPRKVMDEIEELVPLYQHPTRTGLDTEDPEWAEPESSFSERRRLYKGLFPSGFGRFSPVEYAPPANMPGDGYPLTLLSGSVLPHFGGGTRSQKASRLKRFSPHSWVEINDADAGDLGFGDGDAVKVVSPVGEVTAAVRVTDTLPSGTIFMPVSFPESPVNGLFDVALDPRAKTPSLKAYAVRLERNSADG, encoded by the coding sequence GTGGAAGCGATTACAATTACCCTTGACGGAGTAGAGGTAAGCGGTCATTCAGGTATGACCATTCTGGACCTGGCCCAAGAGTCAGGCGTGGACATCCCCACCATGTGTCATGATTCTCACCTCACCCCGACTGGTGCCTGTCGGCTGTGCCTGGTAGAGGACGAGCCTTCAGGGAAACTGCTGGCGGCTTGTGTTTCTCCGATAAGCCCGGGCATGGTAGTCAACACCCGTTCCCCGCGGGTGATGGAGCGCCGGAAGACGGTCATCCAGCTCCTGCTTGCCAGCCATCCCGATTCCTGTCTGGTGTGCGACAGAGGCAATGGCTGCCAACTACGCAAGCTGGCCTCTGAGATGGGCATCGGGCTGGTGCGGTTCCAGAGAATCCCCCAGTCGGCCACCATTGAGGAAGTCAACCCGTTCATCGAAAGAGACCTCTCCAAGTGCATACTGTGCGCCAAGTGTATCCGAGCCGACCAGGAGCTTGTTGTTGAAGGTGCAATCGACTACTTTGCCCGGGGATTCGCCTCCAAGCCGGCGACACTGAACGACACACCGCTGGAGAAGTCCGAATGCACCTTCTGCGGGACCTGCGTGGGGCTGTGTCCCACCGGTGCCCTGATGGAAAAGGAGAGGGCATACCGGGGAACGACTACCACTGCTGTTGACACGGTGTGCCCTTTCTGCGGTTGTGGCTGCAGCATATCCCTGGAGACAAAGAACAATCGGGTGGTACGAGTAAGGCCCGGCACCGAGAGTCAAGTAAACCACGCCACTCTCTGTGTGAGGGGCTGCTACGGCTACGATTTCATTCACAGTCCGGATAGACTTGGTAGCCCCCTGGTCAAAACGGCGGAAGGTCTTGAAGCAGTTACCTGGGAGCAGGCCCTGGATAGAGCGGCTGCCGAATTCGGGCGAATAAAGGAAGAACATGGCCCCGAGAGCCTGGCTATTCTTGGTTCCTCCAAATGCACCAACGAAGAGAATTACCTCCTGCAGAGACTGGCCCGCGGTGTCCTGGGTACGAACAATATCGACAACGGCAGCCGACTGTATAACTCCGCCAGCAGGGTCGGTCTGGGATGGTCTATCGGTGTTCCGGGCACGACAAGCTCCCTTGACGACCTGGAACGGTCAGAAGTGATAATGGTCATTGGAGCCGATCCCGTTACGTCCGCTCCGGCGGTGGGGTACGCTGTCAAGCGTGCCGTCAAGTATGGAGGCGCCAGGCTGCTGCTGGTAGACCCACGACAAACGAAGCTGGCACAGTTCGCTCACCTCTGGTTGAGGCCGAAAATCGGCACAGATGTAGCCCTGATAAACGGCCTGGCGAAGGTAATCATTGACGAAAAGCTCTTCGACGTGGAGTTCGTGACCCGCAGGACAGACGGTTATGCTGAGCTGGTGAAGAGCCTGAAGATAGACAGTCCCGAGAACATGGAAGAGCGGACCGGTGTCCCCGGTCGGGATGTGCAACTTGCTGCCCGCCTGTTTGCTGGCGCGGAGCGGGCCTCGATCGTCTACGGCAATGGAATCACCCAGCACGTGACCGGCACAGACGCGGTAACTGCCCTCGCAAACGTAGCCATGCTCACTGGGAACATAGGCCGTCGACGTGGAGGCATCTTCGCCCTGCAGCGCGAGAATAATGCTCACGGGGCATGTGACATGGGCAGTCTGCCTGATTCGCTGCCCGGCTACCAGAGCCTGGACGATGCTCGGGCCAGGAAGAGCTTCGAGGTACGCTGGGGAGTCCAGTTGCCGACCGAGGTCGGGCTTACGGCTGTGGAGATGATCGAGCAGGCAGCATCAGGAAGAATCAAAGGGATGCTGATTGTGGGGGAAAATCCTGTTTCAACCTTCCCGTCCCCTTCCCTGGTCAGGGACGCTCTTGCTTCACTGGAGTTCCTCGTTGTCGTCGACATGTTCCAGACGGAAACCGCGGAGTTGGCAGCGGTGGTTCTACCTGCCGCAAGCTTTGCGGAGAAGGAGGGCACTTTCACCAACTTCGAAGGGAGGGTCCAGCGGGTACGCAGAGCTATTGAACCTGCCGGAGGGAGTCTGCCGGACTGGCAGATAATTCTCCGGTTGGCCGAGAGGATGGGACACCCGATGCCATATTCCACTCCTCGAAAGGTCATGGACGAGATCGAGGAACTCGTGCCTCTGTACCAGCACCCCACCCGCACCGGCCTGGATACAGAGGACCCGGAGTGGGCCGAACCGGAGAGCAGCTTTTCGGAACGAAGACGCCTCTACAAGGGCCTGTTCCCCAGCGGCTTCGGGCGGTTCTCCCCTGTAGAGTATGCTCCGCCAGCGAATATGCCGGGAGACGGATATCCACTGACATTGCTGTCCGGGTCGGTGCTGCCCCACTTTGGTGGCGGCACCAGGAGCCAAAAGGCTTCCCGCTTGAAGAGGTTCTCGCCACACTCCTGGGTGGAGATCAACGACGCAGATGCCGGAGACCTCGGATTCGGTGATGGTGATGCCGTCAAGGTCGTCTCACCCGTCGGCGAAGTGACTGCTGCCGTAAGGGTTACCGATACGCTACCCTCAGGGACCATTTTCATGCCGGTGTCGTTTCCGGAGAGTCCGGTCAACGGGCTGTTTGACGTAGCGCTGGACCCCCGGGCGAAGACACCGTCTCTCAAAGCGTATGCCGTGAGACTGGAAAGGAACAGTGCCGATGGCTGA
- a CDS encoding response regulator yields MADKPKILIVDEEPGFSQTMRAALLTKSYEVVTAASRSQAQAMARDERPDLVILGTIMPREDAYLFHHWLKQTPPFRGIPIVVINAPREKQLVQGWRREEGITCDADDFLTKPIEPVALLPRIEKLLDRVTKRITVLVADDHAMVRDGIRAVLAVQRDVEVVGEAVNGREALAKSVELNPDVVLMDIIMPVMNGLDATEQISRQCPLCKVLMLTQYDDEENVVASSQAGALGFISKTAVSSQLLAGIRSVKQGKRFVHSAS; encoded by the coding sequence ATGGCAGACAAACCGAAGATACTGATTGTGGACGAGGAGCCTGGTTTCTCGCAGACCATGCGGGCAGCTCTACTGACGAAGTCCTACGAGGTTGTCACCGCCGCTAGCAGAAGCCAGGCTCAGGCAATGGCCAGAGACGAAAGACCTGACCTCGTTATTCTGGGGACAATAATGCCCAGAGAAGACGCATACCTGTTCCACCACTGGCTCAAGCAAACACCGCCGTTCCGCGGTATACCAATCGTGGTTATCAATGCCCCACGGGAAAAGCAACTCGTCCAGGGCTGGCGCAGAGAGGAAGGCATAACATGTGATGCCGATGATTTCCTGACCAAACCTATCGAGCCAGTGGCGCTGTTGCCTCGTATCGAGAAGTTGCTCGACAGAGTCACCAAAAGGATTACGGTCCTGGTAGCTGACGACCATGCCATGGTCAGGGACGGGATTCGGGCAGTACTGGCCGTACAGCGGGATGTGGAGGTGGTTGGAGAAGCTGTCAACGGAAGGGAGGCACTGGCGAAGAGCGTCGAGCTTAACCCTGACGTTGTCCTGATGGACATAATCATGCCAGTAATGAATGGTCTCGATGCTACGGAACAGATATCCAGGCAGTGCCCACTGTGCAAGGTGCTGATGCTTACCCAGTACGATGATGAGGAAAACGTTGTGGCCAGCTCCCAGGCAGGTGCCCTGGGCTTCATTTCTAAAACGGCCGTCAGCTCTCAGCTGCTGGCCGGCATAAGGTCAGTGAAGCAAGGGAAGCGTTTCGTACATAGTGCTTCCTAG
- a CDS encoding response regulator transcription factor yields the protein MQRIRVLVVDDHTIVRDGVCALLALAGDIQVVGEAANGSEALKMIGELEPDVVLMDIAMPVMGGLEATRRIRREFPRTRVLVLTQYDDKEYVFPVIESGASGFISKTAASSELTVGIRSVYQGDSYLSPSVARLLVEDFQQEAGGRARQDPYEQLTDRERDVLKLLVEGYTTQEVADTLVITPKTVEGHKTKLMSKLGIHNRIDLVKYALRKGIITI from the coding sequence ATGCAGAGAATAAGAGTACTGGTGGTAGATGACCATACCATTGTCCGGGATGGCGTCTGTGCCCTGCTGGCACTCGCCGGAGACATACAGGTAGTAGGTGAGGCCGCCAACGGGAGCGAAGCCCTCAAGATGATTGGCGAGCTTGAGCCAGACGTAGTGCTCATGGACATAGCCATGCCAGTCATGGGGGGACTGGAAGCCACACGCAGGATACGCAGGGAGTTCCCAAGGACAAGGGTGCTGGTACTCACTCAATATGATGACAAGGAGTACGTGTTCCCGGTCATTGAGTCCGGGGCCTCCGGTTTCATCAGCAAGACAGCAGCATCTTCAGAGCTTACCGTAGGTATCCGCTCTGTGTACCAGGGAGATTCCTACCTCTCTCCATCGGTCGCCAGGCTCCTGGTTGAAGATTTCCAGCAGGAGGCTGGCGGGCGGGCGAGACAGGACCCCTACGAGCAATTGACGGACCGGGAACGAGACGTACTGAAGCTGCTTGTGGAGGGATACACCACGCAGGAAGTGGCGGATACGCTGGTGATTACGCCGAAGACCGTTGAGGGACATAAGACCAAACTCATGTCCAAGCTTGGCATCCACAATCGTATTGACCTGGTCAAGTATGCCTTGCGGAAAGGCATCATCACTATCTGA
- a CDS encoding GAF domain-containing sensor histidine kinase, which translates to MESQSTQDELERRQREILALSRVSAALSDLTDLDAILGVALDTVLDIMDGTIGGILLLDEQTQMLSYRVHRGLSAAYVEQMRLHRGEGIAGGVAQSGKAILLEDISTDPRTAHPDVVSDEGLKAFVSVPLRARDKVLGVMNVASHLPRRFTPNDMHLLHSIGDQLGIAIEHTALYERLRRARERYRRLARQTLMAEEEERRRLAGELHDETSQALSGLTLQLQALVDRAEMSGSQDPELIARLKNVQSQAVQVHKEIGRLIRDLRPSLLDTLGLVPAIRQYAENILSSLGIEVSVKVKGEDRRLPPEVEAGLFRWTQGAIGNIAQHSGADNATIVLTYQDDELFLRISDDGQGFDVSEITDIEESGRGRGVFGMKERVGLLGGTCAIESQPGQGTTVWARMPITQGDRDAENKSTGGR; encoded by the coding sequence ATGGAGTCACAGAGCACTCAGGACGAGTTGGAGAGGCGTCAGCGGGAGATCCTGGCTTTGAGTCGGGTATCGGCAGCGCTGAGCGACCTCACGGATCTGGATGCCATCCTCGGCGTCGCGCTGGATACTGTTCTGGACATCATGGACGGCACTATCGGTGGTATCCTGCTACTTGACGAGCAGACCCAGATGCTTTCGTACCGGGTACACCGTGGGTTGAGCGCAGCATATGTTGAGCAAATGCGTCTGCATCGGGGTGAAGGAATTGCCGGTGGGGTGGCTCAGAGTGGCAAGGCGATTCTCCTGGAGGATATCTCCACTGACCCACGTACTGCGCACCCAGACGTGGTGAGTGATGAGGGTCTGAAGGCATTCGTCAGCGTTCCGCTGCGGGCAAGGGACAAGGTTCTGGGCGTAATGAACGTTGCCAGCCACCTGCCGCGCCGCTTCACCCCGAATGACATGCACCTGCTGCACTCGATCGGGGATCAGCTTGGCATTGCCATTGAACACACAGCGTTGTACGAACGGCTGAGAAGGGCTCGAGAAAGGTACCGTCGGCTGGCAAGGCAGACTCTGATGGCTGAAGAGGAAGAGCGAAGGAGACTTGCCGGTGAACTCCACGATGAAACCAGTCAGGCACTTTCCGGATTGACCCTCCAGCTGCAGGCACTGGTGGATCGGGCCGAGATGTCTGGCAGCCAGGACCCTGAGTTGATAGCCAGGTTGAAGAACGTACAGTCCCAGGCGGTGCAGGTGCATAAGGAGATAGGCAGGCTGATACGTGACCTCCGCCCTTCCTTGCTGGATACGTTGGGACTGGTTCCTGCCATTCGCCAGTACGCTGAGAACATCCTCAGTTCTCTGGGCATCGAGGTGTCTGTAAAAGTCAAAGGGGAGGACAGACGTCTGCCCCCGGAAGTTGAGGCCGGGCTTTTTCGCTGGACTCAGGGAGCCATAGGCAATATCGCCCAGCACTCCGGGGCAGACAACGCAACCATTGTCCTCACGTATCAGGACGATGAGTTGTTCCTGCGCATCAGCGATGATGGTCAGGGGTTCGATGTCTCGGAAATCACCGACATTGAAGAGAGCGGCCGCGGTCGAGGGGTCTTTGGCATGAAGGAGAGAGTGGGGCTTCTCGGTGGCACCTGTGCCATTGAGTCTCAGCCCGGACAAGGAACCACTGTCTGGGCAAGAATGCCCATTACCCAAGGTGACAGGGATGCAGAGAATAAGAGTACTGGTGGTAGATGA
- a CDS encoding ATP-binding protein, with translation MAGGAYNLLKRYRTSHSYEERNRIQYLLIGVPFPLVGAALDAFTGLPPVAIWGNLVFCLMCGIAILKYHLLDIRIVLKKGLVYLLLSAIVGIPYVGTLVIVSRLVGGTGALWKVHAGVVLLAAIALGPLHSWAQRMVDKLFYRERYDYLKALQQFSHETHSIANIQKLGSNMVQLVGGGLHASSSCLLLPSENRNGWVVTSDFGLERSPEGVILKHRSALLRWLKRHGRVLFSIELDIIPELGGISRSERQSLDMLGGELFVPIRTRQSELSGVLVLGKKLSQQPYSEEDTKLITAVASQMAMAFENASLYRRTLKEVTERSQAEEQFRKSEEKLRLMFESMAEGIVVTDLDANIIETNEVMVSMHGYASRDEFTGRSIVILVATKDHARIMEDMGNTLNTGFTRGLYYDFLTTDGVQFPVRLSMALLKDPSDRPAGFVVVAEDVSESRKMEEQLQHSQLLASLGEMTAGIAHEVNNPLATVLLYSEMLMDSEVPREINRDLRIVHDEVKRAAQIMTNLLTYSCQSTSKVRRLNLNNILRKVTDMRRYTQTVQNITVYVDLPEEQITVRGNASQLTQVFMNLLVNAEEAVLESEDRTIVITAGIDGDWVKVSVADTGTGIPEENLGQVFYPFFSTKRNRKGTGLGLSICYGIVTEHGGLIHVENNPTGGANFSVELPLSTSQKKASLSGREHRRLPTHYPHGKPAPLSPSST, from the coding sequence ATGGCAGGTGGAGCATACAACCTGCTCAAACGTTACCGTACCTCTCACTCGTATGAGGAGAGGAATCGCATTCAGTACCTCCTCATAGGCGTACCCTTTCCCTTGGTGGGAGCCGCACTGGATGCTTTCACTGGCCTGCCCCCGGTTGCCATCTGGGGCAACCTGGTATTCTGCCTTATGTGCGGCATAGCCATTCTCAAATACCACCTGCTGGATATCCGTATCGTCCTCAAGAAAGGCCTGGTCTACCTCTTGCTGAGTGCCATCGTGGGCATCCCCTACGTAGGCACACTGGTAATTGTTAGCCGGCTTGTTGGTGGAACCGGAGCGCTGTGGAAGGTCCATGCCGGTGTGGTACTGCTTGCGGCCATCGCTCTTGGACCGCTGCATAGCTGGGCGCAGAGGATGGTCGACAAGCTGTTCTACCGCGAGAGGTACGACTACCTGAAGGCACTGCAACAGTTCAGTCACGAGACCCATAGCATCGCCAACATACAGAAGCTGGGCTCCAATATGGTCCAGCTTGTTGGCGGTGGGCTCCACGCATCGAGTTCGTGTCTTCTCCTCCCTTCCGAGAACAGAAATGGCTGGGTTGTTACGTCTGACTTCGGCCTCGAGCGTAGTCCCGAGGGAGTCATTCTCAAGCACCGTAGCGCTCTTCTCCGGTGGCTGAAACGCCATGGACGTGTGCTCTTCTCCATAGAATTGGACATCATTCCCGAGCTTGGGGGCATCAGTCGGAGTGAGAGGCAGAGCCTGGACATGCTGGGGGGCGAGCTGTTCGTCCCGATCAGAACGCGTCAGAGCGAACTTTCCGGGGTGCTGGTGCTGGGGAAGAAGCTCAGCCAGCAGCCCTATTCTGAGGAGGACACGAAGCTGATCACGGCAGTGGCCAGTCAGATGGCCATGGCATTCGAAAACGCAAGCTTGTACCGCAGGACGCTGAAAGAGGTAACCGAACGAAGCCAGGCAGAGGAACAGTTCCGCAAGTCGGAGGAGAAACTGCGTCTGATGTTTGAGTCCATGGCCGAAGGGATTGTGGTAACCGATCTCGACGCCAATATTATTGAGACCAACGAGGTGATGGTCAGCATGCACGGTTACGCCAGCAGGGACGAGTTCACCGGGCGGAGTATCGTGATCCTGGTGGCTACCAAAGACCATGCCAGGATCATGGAGGACATGGGAAACACTCTGAACACAGGGTTTACTAGAGGCCTTTACTACGACTTCCTGACCACCGATGGAGTCCAATTCCCCGTCCGGTTGAGTATGGCACTGCTCAAGGATCCCTCAGACAGGCCTGCGGGATTTGTAGTCGTTGCCGAAGACGTCAGCGAATCCAGGAAGATGGAGGAGCAACTCCAACACTCCCAGTTGCTGGCCTCACTGGGAGAGATGACTGCTGGAATAGCCCACGAGGTTAATAACCCATTGGCAACAGTGCTGCTCTACTCTGAGATGCTGATGGACAGCGAAGTGCCCAGAGAGATCAATCGGGACCTGAGAATCGTGCATGATGAAGTGAAGCGGGCCGCGCAAATAATGACCAACCTCCTGACGTACAGCTGCCAGTCGACATCCAAGGTACGCCGCCTCAACCTGAACAATATCCTCAGAAAGGTCACGGACATGCGGCGGTACACGCAGACGGTGCAGAACATCACTGTTTACGTTGACCTACCCGAGGAACAAATCACGGTAAGAGGAAACGCGTCCCAGCTAACCCAGGTCTTCATGAACCTCTTGGTAAACGCCGAGGAGGCTGTGCTTGAGAGTGAGGACAGGACCATTGTCATCACCGCAGGGATCGACGGCGATTGGGTCAAGGTATCCGTCGCGGACACCGGAACCGGCATACCCGAGGAGAATTTGGGCCAGGTGTTTTATCCCTTCTTTAGCACAAAGCGGAACAGGAAGGGCACCGGACTCGGACTGAGCATCTGCTACGGCATAGTCACCGAACACGGGGGGCTGATACACGTGGAGAACAACCCGACGGGTGGTGCTAATTTCTCCGTGGAGTTACCATTGTCAACGAGCCAGAAAAAGGCAAGCCTGTCGGGGCGAGAGCACAGGCGACTGCCGACTCACTATCCCCACGGTAAACCAGCTCCCTTGTCACCGAGTAGCACTTGA
- a CDS encoding TrpB-like pyridoxal phosphate-dependent enzyme yields MDRAKFILDEKDMPTAWYNIQADLPEPLPPLLHPATKEPTILPPPLFVEALNEQEFSTERWIDVPEEVQEIYRTWRPTILHRAHRLEKALDTPAKIFYKYEGTSQGGSHKPNTAVAQAYYNKQAGVKRIATETGAGQWGSALSMGCMFFGLELKVYMVRISYNQKPYRRILMETWGATCVASPSEDTNIGRTILGQDPDSPGSLGMAISEAVEDAATHDDTRYSLGSVLNHVLLHNTINGLETKKLMEEQTDTYPDIIVGCVGGGSNFAGMFLPFVKDKIDGTRPDLRIICVEPTSCPTLTKGPLAWDFGDVAGMAPIAFMNTLGHGFIPPPVHAGGLRYHGMAPIICHLVKLGLVEATAVPQMATFEAGVTFARTEGILSAPETNHAIRVTIDEALKCKQTGESKTILLAHSGHGHFDLAAYDAYLSGKLEDYDYPEEKVKEALASLPQVDRQ; encoded by the coding sequence ATGGATAGAGCGAAGTTTATTCTTGATGAAAAGGACATGCCGACTGCCTGGTATAACATCCAGGCGGACCTGCCCGAGCCGCTTCCGCCACTTCTGCATCCAGCCACCAAGGAACCCACGATTCTTCCACCACCACTTTTCGTTGAAGCCCTGAACGAACAGGAGTTCAGCACGGAGCGTTGGATTGACGTCCCGGAAGAGGTGCAGGAAATCTACCGTACCTGGAGACCGACCATCCTGCACCGGGCACACCGCCTGGAGAAAGCGCTGGATACCCCGGCCAAGATATTCTACAAGTATGAGGGTACCAGCCAGGGCGGGAGCCACAAGCCGAACACGGCAGTTGCCCAGGCATACTACAATAAGCAGGCGGGAGTTAAGCGTATAGCCACCGAGACCGGGGCCGGGCAGTGGGGCAGTGCGCTATCGATGGGCTGCATGTTCTTCGGCCTGGAACTCAAGGTCTACATGGTCAGGATCAGCTACAACCAGAAGCCCTACCGCCGCATACTGATGGAGACCTGGGGGGCCACCTGCGTCGCCAGCCCCAGCGAAGATACCAATATCGGGCGCACCATCCTCGGGCAAGACCCGGATTCCCCGGGCAGCCTCGGTATGGCCATTAGTGAAGCGGTAGAGGATGCCGCCACCCATGATGATACCAGGTACTCGCTGGGCAGCGTGCTCAACCACGTGCTGCTTCACAACACAATCAATGGTCTGGAGACAAAGAAGCTGATGGAGGAGCAGACAGACACCTACCCCGATATTATTGTCGGTTGCGTTGGTGGCGGCTCTAACTTTGCCGGAATGTTCCTGCCATTTGTCAAGGACAAGATCGATGGTACCAGACCGGACCTGCGCATTATCTGCGTAGAGCCGACCAGTTGTCCCACGTTGACCAAGGGGCCCCTGGCCTGGGACTTCGGAGATGTTGCCGGTATGGCCCCGATAGCCTTCATGAATACCCTGGGACATGGCTTTATACCACCTCCAGTCCACGCCGGTGGCCTTCGCTATCACGGCATGGCACCCATCATCTGCCACCTGGTGAAGCTCGGTCTGGTTGAAGCCACGGCAGTGCCACAGATGGCCACCTTCGAGGCCGGGGTGACTTTTGCCCGAACCGAAGGCATCCTTTCCGCACCCGAGACCAACCATGCCATCAGGGTAACGATTGACGAAGCCCTGAAATGCAAGCAGACCGGCGAGTCAAAGACCATCCTGCTGGCCCATAGCGGACATGGTCATTTCGACCTGGCGGCTTATGATGCCTATCTATCAGGCAAGCTTGAGGACTATGACTACCCCGAGGAGAAGGTCAAGGAAGCGCTTGCCTCACTACCACAGGTAGACCGGCAGTAG
- a CDS encoding trypsin-like peptidase domain-containing protein, producing MKLRHLVLSIALVVSLLFTLGCDLIPELESSEPQEPPATIKVEEEEVNPINPDWEVSSSGDQSEALPSIADVVARVKPSVVAITVEVVSLDVFNRQYTQEGGGSGWIIDESGIIVTNAHVVSGAINITVTLDDERVIPVDITTVAMDPQTDLAVLKIDAGKLPAVAVGDSDELRVGDWVIAIGNSLGFGIRATLGIVSQNDVAVNEELGQPLRLIETDAAINPGNSGGPLVNVAGEVIGINSAKIQAVEVEGVGWAIASTDALPIIQSLIKMGYVVRPWLGVGTQTVNPTTAFWQRLPVDTGVLITNVAADSPADRAGLEDGDVVVSFNGVQVTTAYEMVTGIHATEVGQTIEIVYWRGDQKQTTQATLVESPPPEG from the coding sequence ATGAAACTCAGGCATTTGGTCCTCTCAATTGCGCTTGTCGTGTCGTTGCTTTTTACCCTCGGTTGTGATCTGATACCGGAGCTGGAATCGTCAGAACCGCAGGAACCACCCGCTACCATAAAAGTTGAAGAGGAAGAGGTAAATCCCATAAACCCTGATTGGGAGGTATCCTCTTCAGGCGACCAATCAGAAGCGCTGCCCAGCATTGCCGATGTTGTTGCCAGGGTCAAACCGTCAGTGGTTGCTATTACCGTTGAGGTAGTGAGCCTTGATGTTTTTAATCGGCAGTACACCCAGGAGGGCGGCGGTTCGGGCTGGATTATCGATGAAAGCGGCATTATCGTGACGAACGCCCACGTTGTCAGCGGCGCGATAAATATCACGGTAACCCTGGATGACGAAAGGGTAATTCCGGTGGATATTACTACTGTGGCCATGGACCCGCAGACGGACCTGGCTGTACTCAAGATAGACGCCGGGAAGCTGCCTGCGGTGGCCGTGGGTGATTCTGACGAACTGAGAGTTGGTGACTGGGTAATCGCCATCGGCAATTCTCTGGGCTTTGGTATAAGGGCAACCCTCGGAATCGTCAGCCAGAACGATGTTGCCGTTAACGAAGAGCTGGGCCAACCGCTCAGGTTAATAGAGACCGATGCGGCCATCAATCCCGGCAACAGCGGGGGGCCGCTGGTGAACGTGGCCGGTGAGGTGATTGGCATCAATAGCGCCAAAATCCAGGCGGTTGAGGTAGAAGGCGTTGGTTGGGCAATCGCCAGCACCGATGCCCTTCCCATCATCCAGAGCCTGATCAAGATGGGCTACGTTGTCCGCCCATGGCTCGGTGTGGGCACCCAGACTGTCAATCCCACCACCGCCTTCTGGCAGCGGCTACCCGTTGATACCGGGGTGCTGATAACCAACGTGGCCGCGGACAGCCCGGCTGACCGGGCGGGACTCGAGGATGGAGATGTCGTCGTCAGCTTCAATGGTGTCCAGGTGACCACCGCCTACGAGATGGTCACCGGTATACACGCCACGGAGGTCGGACAGACGATAGAGATAGTCTACTGGCGGGGTGACCAGAAGCAGACCACACAGGCAACTCTGGTGGAGAGTCCCCCGCCCGAGGGCTAA